From a region of the Oryza sativa Japonica Group chromosome 6, ASM3414082v1 genome:
- the LOC4340926 gene encoding uncharacterized protein, which produces MAASPMVIRSRVLARAVSASLRRTLAAPPSPLLAASSRRASSLHRLPSVCGGLLSVMPLHSAVASARLRSAISPESQSWGIVPQGNSMPL; this is translated from the exons ATGGCGGCGTCGCCCATGGTGATCCGATCTAGGGTTTTAGCccgcgccgtctccgcctccctccgccgcacCCTCGCcgctcctccctctcccctcctcgccgcctcctcgcgccgcgcctcctccctccacag GTTACCCTCGGTGTGCGGGGGCTTGTTGTCCGTGATGCCGCTCCACAGCGCCGTCGCGTCGGCCAGGCTCCGGTCGGCCATCTCGCCCGAGTCCCAGAGCTGGGGCATCGTCCCTCAAG